The Methanocella arvoryzae MRE50 genome includes a region encoding these proteins:
- a CDS encoding KGG domain-containing protein, whose protein sequence is MTVREAGHKGGEKTAKTHGHEFYEEIGHKGGEAGGHKGGQRVKELIEKGKESEEK, encoded by the coding sequence ATGACGGTACGCGAAGCCGGCCACAAGGGCGGCGAGAAGACGGCGAAGACTCACGGTCACGAGTTCTACGAGGAGATCGGCCATAAGGGCGGCGAAGCCGGCGGCCATAAGGGCGGGCAGCGAGTCAAAGAGCTCATCGAGAAGGGTAAGGAGTCGGAGGAAAAATAA
- the pscS gene encoding O-phospho-L-seryl-tRNA:Cys-tRNA synthase has protein sequence MSQDLSLQKFGFIKRDTPRTVNLDPLQTGGLLTPEAREALLEWGDGYSVCDYCGGMLDQIKTPPIFDFVHKSLPSFIGMDHARVTNGARESKFAIMHAMTSPGDWIVMDGNAHYSSIVAAQRARLNVKLVPKTPAPDYKITPEAYAAAIEEVKQQSGKPPALALLTYPDGSYGNLADAKAITNLAHDFGVPIIINGAYAIGRMPFKGKDLGADFVAGSGHKSMAASGPVGVLGVNEQYAAKVLQKSPTHKNKEIEFLGCTARGATIMTMIASFPAVVERTKPESWEKEVSNARWFSEQMESIGMKQLGDKPHNHDLMFFEGTVFYDISQKTDRYFLYRELKEKSIHGIKPGLTKNFKLSTLGVGREKLGFVMDTLKDIIKKYDG, from the coding sequence ATGTCACAGGATCTTTCCCTCCAGAAGTTCGGCTTTATCAAGAGAGATACCCCCCGGACAGTCAACCTCGATCCCCTGCAGACCGGAGGCTTGCTGACCCCGGAGGCACGCGAGGCGCTGCTCGAGTGGGGCGACGGGTACTCCGTCTGCGACTACTGCGGCGGCATGCTCGACCAGATCAAAACGCCGCCTATCTTTGATTTCGTTCACAAATCCCTGCCGTCGTTCATCGGCATGGATCACGCCAGGGTGACCAACGGCGCGAGGGAGAGCAAGTTTGCCATCATGCATGCGATGACCAGCCCCGGAGACTGGATCGTCATGGACGGCAACGCCCACTACTCCTCGATCGTGGCGGCCCAGCGGGCCCGCCTCAACGTCAAGCTGGTGCCGAAGACCCCGGCCCCGGACTATAAGATCACACCGGAAGCTTATGCTGCAGCCATCGAAGAAGTGAAGCAGCAGTCCGGCAAACCTCCGGCTCTCGCCCTGCTGACCTACCCCGACGGGAGCTACGGTAACCTGGCAGACGCTAAAGCCATCACGAATTTGGCGCACGACTTCGGGGTACCCATTATTATCAACGGCGCCTACGCCATCGGCAGGATGCCGTTTAAAGGCAAGGATCTCGGAGCGGATTTCGTCGCGGGCAGCGGCCACAAGTCCATGGCAGCCTCCGGTCCCGTGGGAGTCCTCGGCGTAAACGAGCAGTATGCGGCCAAAGTGCTGCAGAAGTCCCCGACCCACAAAAACAAGGAGATCGAGTTCCTGGGCTGCACGGCAAGAGGCGCCACGATCATGACCATGATCGCCTCGTTCCCCGCAGTGGTAGAGCGGACGAAGCCGGAGAGCTGGGAAAAAGAGGTCAGCAATGCCCGGTGGTTCTCGGAGCAGATGGAATCTATAGGCATGAAGCAGCTCGGCGATAAGCCCCACAACCACGACCTGATGTTCTTCGAGGGCACCGTCTTCTACGACATCTCCCAGAAAACAGACAGATACTTCCTGTACAGGGAACTGAAGGAGAAGAGCATCCACGGAATCAAGCCAGGGCTGACGAAG